CAAGGATACCGGAGTCCTGATCAATGTTGACCGGGCACGATCTGATGCACACGAAGGAGAAGAGGCTCTGGTTGATGTGCCCGATGAATTCTGCCGGCTCATTAGTGAAAAGATGCGAGGCCTGGGAGCAGAGGTGAGTATCCTTGAAGAAGGAATACGGCATGATCGTGATGAATGCGTTGATTGTGGATCATGCATTAGTGTCTGTCCAAAGGAAGTATTCTCATTTAATAGTGAATGGGAACTTCAGGTCGAGACAAAACGTTGTATACTCTGTGGTAGGTGTGTGATTGCATGCCCACACCAGGCACTTTCAAATAATGAAATCTGATGTCA
This DNA window, taken from Methanospirillum lacunae, encodes the following:
- a CDS encoding 4Fe-4S binding protein, which gives rise to MKLLVKLSHRSRPIIAEVVKDTGVLINVDRARSDAHEGEEALVDVPDEFCRLISEKMRGLGAEVSILEEGIRHDRDECVDCGSCISVCPKEVFSFNSEWELQVETKRCILCGRCVIACPHQALSNNEI